CATTTTCGGTGCGAATTCGTCCAGTTTATCGGCGGGCACGAAATATTCCTGCAGCACGAAGGTGGTCATGGCGCGGGTCGATGGCTCCAGTTCCTCCACATATCTGCTGGCTTCATAATTGCGCGGCACGACTTCGTCGGTCTTGAAGCGGATTTTTTCATCGACCATCGGGCGCAGTTTGTTCACGCCCGGCACCTGAGTCATGGCGAAAATCGACAGGTATTCGGCCAGATAGACTTCTTTCTTCGGGCGCAGACGGTCGGGCACGGTGGCGGGCTTATCCGTTTTTGTATACGTCACCGCCGTGATGGTGTCGTAATCGGGCGGGTAAAAATCGCCGTTGTGGAACACGACATCTTTATTGCCGCGAATGTTCTTTTCAAAAAATTCCGCATATTCGGCGCGCGGCATTTTGGCGATGCTGCGCTCCACATTCACGTTATCGGCCAGATCCAGCTTGGCCTCGACAATTGCGCCCAGCGCGCCATAGCCGCCGATCGCGCCGTAGAACAATTCGCTGTTCTGCGTCGGGCTCGCGGTTTTCAAATCGCCATCTGCCGTCACAATCTTGATCTCTTTCACGGAACGGATAATCGGCCCCTGCCCGATATAGCGGCCATGCGCATTCACGCCGAGCGCGCCGCCGACGGTGAAGTTGCTATAGCTTTGCATGATGCTGACCGACAGATCATCGGGGTCGATACGGGCGATGACATCCTGCCAGCGCGCACCCGCCTGCACGGTGATTTCTTTTTTCGCTGGATCGTAACCCGTGACGGCGTTCAGCCCCGTCATGTCGATGAACAATGTATTGTCGGTTGCGATCTGCCCGCCCATCGAATAACGCCCGCCGCCGAAGGATACGTGGCCGGTATGGGATTTGATGATCTGCTGCAGCTCGGCCACGCTCGACGGTTTCGCGATTTCGCGCACATCGATCGGGTTTAACTGGGTAACGTCGTTGACGGTGT
This sequence is a window from Alphaproteobacteria bacterium. Protein-coding genes within it:
- a CDS encoding FAD-binding oxidoreductase codes for the protein MTGAIVSHIVTAIMKKHTVNDVTQLNPIDVREIAKPSSVAELQQIIKSHTGHVSFGGGRYSMGGQIATDNTLFIDMTGLNAVTGYDPAKKEITVQAGARWQDVIARIDPDDLSVSIMQSYSNFTVGGALGVNAHGRYIGQGPIIRSVKEIKIVTADGDLKTASPTQNSELFYGAIGGYGALGAIVEAKLDLADNVNVERSIAKMPRAEYAEFFEKNIRGNKDVVFHNGDFYPPDYDTITAVTYTKTDKPATVPDRLRPKKEVYLAEYLSIFAMTQVPGVNKLRPMVDEKIRFKTDEVVPRNYEASRYVEELEPSTRAMTTFVLQEYFVPADKLDEFAPKMAAILQKHDVNALNVSIRHAEQDPGAVMAWAQQGDVFAFVLYYKQWNNEEARQKVGTWTRELVDAALESNGTYYLPYQMHATEAQFKQAYPRSDEFFALKQKYDPQNKFRNRLWDKYDPNGPKVDPETPKFRREHTKLGKLTAKFAKKRREVNPEKLPRPKLGTS